The genome window CAGTCTTTGGGCTTGGGAAGCGTTTGCGGAGATCGGCCGACACAAGTGTGACGAACTTCGCCTCGCTTGGGTTGGGAAACGGCGAGAGCGTCGGCGCGAGCAGCGGGGTCGGCGCGACCGGCGCTGTGGTGCGAGCGCACCCAGCCGCGAAGACCGCGAACACGATCAGCGAGAACGACGCTGCGAGTCTACCCACGCGTCAGGGCATTTCGTTTGAGGCCTTTTGCGCCTCCAGCTGGTCCGCGGCCGCGCTGGTGTTCTGGTCCGTCCCCGAGTTGCCGGCCTGCCCCGATTGCGCCGTGCCCTCCAACTTCCTTTGCGCGGCGAGCGCGCGCGCGCAGTCCCCGACTCTTTGCTCTTCCGGGTGTCTGGAGCAGTACGCGACCATTGTCGTGCGGTCGTCGCCGTGCGCCATCCAGTATTCGATCGCCGATCTATCGTTGGGATCGTGCGACACCGGATGGTACGATGAACTGGCATAGTACCACACCCCTGCCGCCACGAGAGCCAGGACGACGTAGCCCAAAATCCTCATGCCTAAGGTATCGTCAATATTCTCCCCTGGAGATACCCCGGCAGCTTGTCGATAGCCACCCGTACCTGCGCTTTGGAGTCGCGGTCCCGCACGGTGACGTCCTGCTTCTCGAGGCTTTCGTAGTCAACCGTCACGCACAGCGGTGTGCCGATCTCATCCTGGCGATAGTAGCGCTTGCCGACGTTGCCCGAGTCATCGAAGATGGTGCGCATGTGCGGCCGCAGGTCGCGTTCGATGCGCGCGGCCAGCTCGACGATGTCCGGCTTGTTGCGCACGAGCGGGAACACCGCGACCTTGTAGGGTGCGAGGCTTGGGTGCAAGCGCAGCACCGTGCGGTCTTCTTCCTTTTCATACGCATCGATCAAGAACACGAGCAAGGCGCGATCGGATCCGAGCGCCGGCTCTACCACGGCGGGCAGGAATTTCGTCTTGCTCTCTTCGTCGAAGAACGAAAGGTCTTTGCCGCTCGCTTTGACGTGCTGGTCCAAGTCGAACGTGCCGCGGTGCGCAATGCCCTCCAGTTCGCCCCAACCGAACGGGTAGTCGTACTCGATGTCGGTCGTCGCGCGGCTGTAATGCGCGAGGTCGGCGCCCGAATATTCGTGTTTGCGCAAGCGCTCGGCTTGCACGCCGAGCGACAGCCACCATTGGTAGCGTCGCTCCACCCAGTAGCGGTACCACTTCATGCCTTCGTCTTCGGGCTGCGGCGGCACGAAGAACTCCATCTCCATCAGTTCGAATTCGCGCGAGCGGAAGATGAAGTTGCCCGGCGTGATCTCGTTGCGAAAAGCCTTGCCGATCTGCGCGATGCCGAAGGGCGGCCTCTTGCGCGCCGCTTGATAGGCGAGCTTGAAGTCGACGAACATGCCCTGCGCGGTCTCGGGGCGCAGGTACGCCTCGGACGAGGCGTCTTCCATCGCGCCGATGGAGGTCTTGAACATCAGGTTGAACGCGCGCGGCGCGGTCAGCGTCTTGTTGCCGCAGGCAGGGCACTGGTCGCTTGTGAGGTGGTCGGCGCGCCAGCGCTTCTTGCAGGTCTTGCAGTCCACCATCATGTCGGTGAAATTGTCCACGTGTCCGGATGCCCGCCAGACCTCCGGATGCATGATGACCGATGTCTCGATGCCGACCACGTCGTCGCGCAGCGTCACCATGTCGCGCCACCACGCTTCGCGCAGGTTGCGCTTGAGCTCCGTGCCAACCGGGCCGTAGTCCCACATGCCGTTCACGCCGCCGTAGATCTCGCTCGATTGAAAGATAAAACCGCGGCGCTTTGCAAGCGCCGTGATCTCGTCCATGGTCGGTTTTGGTCGCGCCACGTTGCCGATCGCCGATCCCTACGAGGGCGCCCGCAGCGCGCGCCAGATCTCCGAAGGATTGGGCGGCTTGCCGTACATCAGCGCGCCGACGCGATACAGTTTACCGGCCAGCAGCGTGAGTCCCCAGATCGCGAGCAGCGATCCGCCGATGGCCACCCCGATCTGCCACGCGGGCACCGAGCTGATGGCGACCCGGGTGAACATCAGCATCGGGCTGATGAGCGGT of Candidatus Tumulicola sp. contains these proteins:
- a CDS encoding glycine--tRNA ligase, translated to MARPKPTMDEITALAKRRGFIFQSSEIYGGVNGMWDYGPVGTELKRNLREAWWRDMVTLRDDVVGIETSVIMHPEVWRASGHVDNFTDMMVDCKTCKKRWRADHLTSDQCPACGNKTLTAPRAFNLMFKTSIGAMEDASSEAYLRPETAQGMFVDFKLAYQAARKRPPFGIAQIGKAFRNEITPGNFIFRSREFELMEMEFFVPPQPEDEGMKWYRYWVERRYQWWLSLGVQAERLRKHEYSGADLAHYSRATTDIEYDYPFGWGELEGIAHRGTFDLDQHVKASGKDLSFFDEESKTKFLPAVVEPALGSDRALLVFLIDAYEKEEDRTVLRLHPSLAPYKVAVFPLVRNKPDIVELAARIERDLRPHMRTIFDDSGNVGKRYYRQDEIGTPLCVTVDYESLEKQDVTVRDRDSKAQVRVAIDKLPGYLQGRILTIP